One part of the Chrysiogenia bacterium genome encodes these proteins:
- a CDS encoding thiolase family protein translates to MADTAYIVGCTRTAMGRKKGVLAKTHPVDLATAALNGLAEQCKLDTEQLKQVDDVIMGCVTQTGEQGTNVSRGAVLAAGWPIEVSGVAINRFCGSGQQAVNFAAQGIMSGTQDLVVGAGVESMTRAPMGADIGAPSRLLTSKYALVPQGVSAEMIASKWKLSRDDLDQFAVKSQQNAKAAIEAGKFDAEITPLEVTVDAGTAEAYEAHLKKFGRTLKQEKVGDDKVKITVDTDEHPRPETTVEGLAKLKPVFKPKDGVIHAGNSSGIVDGASAVMLASEKAVKELNLKPRARIVGMAVAGSEPVIMLTGPIPSTEKLLKKTGMKMSDIDLVEINEAFASVPLACGQDLGFDWDTVNVNGGAIALGHPLGATGARLITTLVNELERTNKRYGLATMCIGFGMGISTIIERV, encoded by the coding sequence ATGGCAGATACCGCATACATCGTCGGATGCACCCGCACGGCCATGGGCCGCAAGAAGGGTGTGCTGGCCAAGACCCATCCGGTCGATCTGGCAACGGCAGCGCTCAACGGCCTTGCCGAGCAGTGCAAGCTCGACACCGAACAGCTCAAGCAGGTCGACGACGTCATCATGGGCTGCGTCACCCAGACCGGCGAGCAGGGTACCAACGTCTCGCGCGGCGCGGTGCTGGCCGCCGGCTGGCCCATCGAAGTCTCGGGCGTGGCCATCAACCGTTTCTGCGGCTCGGGCCAGCAGGCCGTCAATTTCGCGGCGCAGGGTATCATGAGCGGCACGCAGGACCTGGTAGTCGGTGCCGGCGTCGAGAGCATGACCCGCGCGCCCATGGGCGCCGACATCGGAGCGCCCAGCCGCCTGCTCACCTCGAAGTATGCGCTGGTTCCTCAGGGCGTCTCGGCCGAGATGATCGCCTCCAAGTGGAAGCTCTCGCGCGACGACCTCGACCAGTTCGCCGTCAAAAGCCAGCAGAATGCCAAGGCCGCCATCGAGGCCGGCAAGTTCGATGCCGAGATCACGCCGCTGGAAGTAACCGTCGATGCCGGCACCGCCGAAGCCTACGAGGCCCATCTCAAGAAGTTCGGACGCACCCTCAAGCAGGAGAAGGTCGGCGACGACAAGGTCAAGATCACTGTCGATACCGATGAGCACCCGCGGCCCGAGACCACAGTGGAGGGCCTTGCCAAGCTCAAGCCCGTCTTCAAGCCCAAGGACGGCGTGATTCATGCCGGCAACAGCTCGGGCATCGTCGACGGCGCCAGCGCCGTCATGCTCGCCAGCGAGAAGGCCGTGAAGGAGCTGAACCTCAAGCCGCGTGCCCGCATCGTCGGCATGGCCGTGGCCGGCAGCGAGCCGGTCATCATGCTCACCGGTCCGATTCCTTCGACCGAAAAGCTTCTCAAGAAGACGGGCATGAAGATGTCCGACATCGACCTCGTCGAGATCAACGAGGCCTTCGCCTCGGTGCCGCTGGCCTGCGGTCAGGATCTTGGGTTCGACTGGGACACGGTCAATGTCAACGGCGGCGCTATTGCACTGGGCCACCCGCTGGGTGCCACCGGCGCGCGCCTGATCACCACGCTGGTCAACGAACTCGAGCGCACCAACAAGCGCTACGGCCTGGCCACCATGTGCATCGGCTTCGGCATGGGCATCTCGACCATCATTGAGCGCGTCTAA
- a CDS encoding cupin domain-containing protein, with protein MKPTIKRASARPAEFYIPERCFVTEWLGAADDPALSVARARVEPGVTTAWHKLEGVAERYVIVSGSGRVEVGEEPPAVVGPGDVAIIPAGVRQRITNTGEEDLVFDCLCTPAFTMECYVDLEPDGV; from the coding sequence ATGAAACCCACCATCAAACGCGCGAGCGCGCGCCCGGCCGAGTTCTACATCCCCGAGCGCTGCTTCGTGACCGAGTGGCTGGGCGCCGCCGACGATCCCGCGCTCTCGGTTGCCAGAGCGCGGGTCGAGCCCGGCGTCACGACCGCCTGGCACAAGCTCGAGGGAGTGGCCGAGCGCTATGTCATCGTGAGCGGCAGCGGCCGCGTCGAGGTGGGAGAGGAACCGCCTGCGGTGGTCGGCCCGGGCGACGTGGCGATTATCCCCGCCGGCGTCCGTCAGCGCATCACCAACACGGGCGAGGAAGACCTCGTCTTCGACTGCCTGTGCACGCCCGCGTTTACGATGGAGTGCTACGTGGACCTGGAACCGGATGGCGTCTGA
- a CDS encoding VOC family protein encodes MAYKLVHTCLRVLDLDASLDFYCNKLGMEVRTKKELPGADATLAFIGWPGDPFDIELTYNHGRTEPYTVGDGYSHMALHVPDLDAFYAEFKDQVNFSTPPKTIGSGSKIAFISDPDGYRLEVIERKPGAETRG; translated from the coding sequence ATGGCTTACAAGCTCGTCCATACCTGCCTGCGGGTGCTCGATCTCGACGCCTCGCTCGATTTCTACTGCAACAAGCTCGGCATGGAAGTTCGCACGAAGAAGGAACTGCCCGGCGCCGATGCCACCCTGGCGTTCATCGGCTGGCCCGGCGATCCCTTCGACATCGAGCTCACCTACAACCACGGCCGCACCGAGCCCTACACCGTCGGCGATGGCTACTCCCACATGGCGCTTCACGTGCCCGATCTCGATGCCTTCTACGCCGAGTTCAAGGACCAGGTGAACTTCTCGACGCCGCCCAAGACCATCGGCAGCGGCTCGAAGATCGCCTTCATCTCCGATCCAGACGGCTACCGCCTCGAAGTGATCGAGCGCAAACCCGGCGCCGAAACCCGCGGCTAG